From a single Fusobacterium pseudoperiodonticum genomic region:
- a CDS encoding crAss001_48 related protein, protein MEAFIERMVIEKNELQDKVTKLENFINGEKFKELKGLEQVYLKEQLKFMKGYLSVLRQRINFYNK, encoded by the coding sequence ATGGAAGCATTTATAGAAAGAATGGTTATAGAAAAAAATGAGTTACAAGATAAAGTAACAAAGTTAGAAAATTTTATTAATGGAGAAAAATTTAAAGAATTAAAAGGATTAGAGCAAGTTTATCTAAAAGAACAGCTAAAATTTATGAAAGGCTATTTAAGTGTATTAAGACAAAGAATTAATTTTTATAACAAATAA
- a CDS encoding DUF1353 domain-containing protein → MPELDEFDLKYYDGKDFILEKDYRYMIGEKLIHIPAGFKCDLASVPRIFRNVINTYGDHTKAAVIHDWLYRNGHNLGVSRKEADKVFLAVMKEQGVGFFKRQLMYRAVRTFGMFAYKED, encoded by the coding sequence ATGCCAGAACTAGATGAGTTTGATTTAAAATATTATGATGGGAAAGATTTTATTTTAGAAAAAGATTATAGATATATGATAGGAGAAAAATTAATTCATATTCCTGCAGGGTTTAAATGCGATTTAGCTAGTGTACCTAGAATTTTCAGAAATGTTATTAATACTTATGGGGATCATACAAAAGCAGCTGTTATTCATGATTGGTTATATAGAAACGGTCATAATTTGGGAGTAAGTAGAAAGGAAGCCGATAAAGTATTTTTAGCAGTTATGAAAGAACAAGGGGTCGGCTTTTTCAAAAGACAGTTAATGTATAGAGCTGTTAGAACATTTGGGATGTTTGCATACAAGGAGGATTAA
- a CDS encoding DUF1007 family protein gives MKRIFFILFFIFSFNIFSHPHVFFETALTLKTDNKKMEGVEIQLILDELNTKLNRKVLKPDKDMNVEKGNIVFLKHLYKHIRIKYNNKTYKENDIIFEQAKLEDDSLEIYFFVPIDEKIDKNSKLTIALYDTKYYYNYDYDLSSLRMDKSNKNDLKAKVKFFTNDKIKFYFNLVSPDEYEVTFE, from the coding sequence ATGAAAAGAATTTTTTTTATTTTATTTTTTATTTTTAGTTTTAATATTTTTTCACATCCACATGTTTTTTTTGAAACTGCTTTAACTCTTAAGACTGATAATAAGAAAATGGAAGGTGTGGAAATACAATTAATTTTAGATGAGTTGAATACAAAGCTTAATAGAAAAGTTTTGAAACCTGATAAGGATATGAATGTAGAAAAGGGAAATATTGTTTTCCTAAAGCATTTATATAAACATATAAGGATTAAATATAACAATAAAACATATAAGGAAAATGATATAATTTTTGAACAGGCAAAATTAGAAGATGATAGTTTAGAGATTTATTTTTTTGTTCCTATTGATGAAAAGATAGATAAGAATTCTAAATTAACTATAGCTTTATACGATACAAAATACTATTATAATTATGACTATGATCTATCTTCTTTGAGAATGGATAAGAGTAATAAGAATGATTTAAAGGCAAAAGTGAAATTTTTTACAAATGATAAGATTAAATTTTACTTTAATTTAGTAAGTCCAGATGAATATGAGGTGACATTTGAATGA
- a CDS encoding M15 family metallopeptidase translates to MFVLSENSLEKLNGVHPKLVVFMEELIKESPYDFKITCGVRTAQEQNYEYQKGRTLLYDGKGNKLSKVSWCDGYKLKSKHQVKADGYGYAVDIAVLEKEKYTDKKTGEVREKTVAKWDYKYYKAIYDVAKTKGLIDKYGIVWGGNWKQKDSVHFQLGIADNIQFRR, encoded by the coding sequence ATGTTTGTTTTATCTGAAAATAGTTTAGAAAAATTAAATGGAGTTCATCCAAAATTAGTAGTTTTTATGGAAGAATTAATAAAAGAATCTCCATACGATTTTAAAATAACTTGTGGAGTAAGAACTGCTCAAGAACAAAATTATGAATATCAAAAAGGAAGAACTCTTTTGTACGATGGAAAAGGAAATAAACTAAGTAAAGTTAGTTGGTGCGATGGATATAAATTAAAATCAAAGCACCAAGTGAAAGCAGATGGATACGGGTATGCTGTTGATATAGCAGTTTTGGAAAAAGAAAAATACACAGATAAGAAAACTGGAGAAGTAAGAGAAAAAACTGTTGCTAAGTGGGATTATAAATATTACAAAGCTATTTATGATGTTGCAAAAACTAAAGGTCTTATTGATAAATATGGAATAGTTTGGGGTGGAAATTGGAAACAAAAAGACTCTGTACATTTTCAACTAGGAATAGCAGATAATATTCAGTTTAGAAGATAA
- a CDS encoding nickel/cobalt transporter, whose amino-acid sequence MKKIIKYLVGIIAIALVYLLISNFNLIMYKIAIYQQVIVEKISELIEKENDKVVYTILFFTFLYGVVHSLGPGHGKTLVLTYSVKEKLNFPKLLLVSALIAYLQGLSAYLLVKFIINLSDKASMLLFYDLDNRTRMIASILIILIGLYNIYSILRNKSCEHCHETKVKNILGFSIVLGLCPCPGVMTVLLFLESFGLSENLFLFTLSMSTGIFLVILFFGILANTFKNTLVEDENLRLHKILALVGSILMILFGIFQILILGE is encoded by the coding sequence ATGAAAAAGATTATTAAATATTTAGTCGGAATAATTGCTATTGCATTAGTTTACTTATTAATTTCGAATTTTAATTTGATTATGTATAAAATAGCAATATACCAGCAAGTAATAGTTGAAAAAATAAGTGAGTTAATAGAAAAAGAAAATGATAAAGTTGTATACACAATACTATTTTTTACTTTCTTATATGGAGTAGTCCATTCTTTAGGACCAGGTCATGGGAAGACTTTAGTTTTAACATATTCAGTAAAAGAAAAATTAAACTTTCCTAAATTACTTTTAGTATCGGCTTTGATAGCATATTTACAAGGTTTATCAGCTTATCTATTAGTAAAATTTATTATAAATCTATCTGATAAAGCATCTATGCTATTATTCTATGATTTAGATAATAGAACAAGAATGATAGCTTCTATTTTAATTATTTTAATAGGTTTATACAATATTTATTCTATTTTAAGAAATAAAAGTTGTGAACATTGCCATGAAACAAAGGTAAAAAATATTTTAGGATTTTCAATTGTTTTGGGACTTTGTCCTTGCCCTGGTGTAATGACAGTGCTTTTATTTTTAGAAAGTTTTGGATTGAGTGAAAATTTATTCTTATTTACTTTATCCATGTCAACTGGAATATTTTTAGTGATATTATTCTTTGGGATCTTAGCTAATACCTTTAAAAATACTTTAGTTGAAGATGAAAATTTAAGATTACATAAAATTTTAGCTTTGGTTGGGTCTATTCTTATGATTCTATTTGGTATATTTCAAATATTAATTTTGGGGGAATAA
- the dcm gene encoding DNA (cytosine-5-)-methyltransferase codes for MYNITASSFFAGIGGTCLGFKQAGVNVIWANEYDKNACETYRNNIKSTKLIQEDIKNLDIDAIPKTDILIAGFPCQAFSIAGKKGGFNDERGKLFFNLLDIIKSKKNDVIFLENVKNLENHENGKTLNTILNCLKDAGYFVKYKVLNTMDYGNIPQNRERIYIVGFLKKESYEKFTFPKKVKLTKKINDLINLSEKKEDIFYYKKYKIYDKIKKEIIKHDTIYQWRRKYVRENKSKVCPTLTANMGTGGHNVPLILDDYDIRKLTPEECLMFQGFPKSFKFPKIVSKSEAYKQAGNSVSVPIIKKIAKNIVSAIS; via the coding sequence ATGTACAATATTACTGCAAGTAGCTTTTTTGCTGGAATAGGCGGAACTTGCTTAGGATTTAAACAAGCAGGTGTAAATGTTATATGGGCAAATGAGTACGATAAAAATGCATGTGAAACATATAGAAATAACATCAAAAGTACAAAATTAATTCAAGAAGATATAAAAAACTTGGATATAGATGCTATTCCTAAAACAGATATTTTAATCGCAGGTTTTCCATGTCAAGCTTTTTCTATTGCTGGAAAAAAAGGTGGTTTCAATGATGAAAGAGGAAAACTTTTTTTTAATCTTCTTGATATAATAAAATCGAAAAAAAATGATGTGATATTCCTAGAAAATGTAAAAAATTTAGAAAATCATGAAAATGGGAAAACATTAAATACAATTTTAAATTGTTTAAAAGATGCCGGATATTTTGTAAAATACAAAGTATTAAACACTATGGATTATGGTAATATTCCCCAAAATAGAGAAAGAATCTATATTGTAGGTTTTTTAAAAAAAGAAAGTTATGAGAAATTCACTTTTCCAAAAAAGGTTAAACTTACAAAAAAAATAAATGATCTTATAAATTTATCAGAAAAAAAAGAAGATATCTTTTATTATAAAAAATATAAGATATATGATAAAATAAAGAAAGAAATTATAAAACATGATACTATCTATCAATGGCGAAGAAAATATGTGAGAGAAAACAAGAGTAAAGTTTGCCCAACTTTAACTGCAAATATGGGAACTGGAGGACATAATGTTCCATTGATTTTAGATGATTATGATATTAGAAAATTAACCCCTGAAGAATGCCTTATGTTTCAAGGGTTTCCAAAAAGTTTTAAGTTTCCAAAAATAGTGAGTAAGTCGGAAGCATATAAACAAGCAGGTAATTCTGTATCAGTTCCAATAATAAAAAAAATAGCAAAGAATATTGTCTCTGCTATTTCATAA
- a CDS encoding histidine kinase: MELEITLTLLGMLGTSLITVGGVILGYHNYLMRQINKRLKKETYYIDQEKLDKQLEEIKNSYEKQKDEIKAMISKLGDKVEADYQKIYDHLLNCNRRNG; encoded by the coding sequence ATGGAATTAGAAATCACTTTAACATTATTAGGAATGCTTGGAACATCTTTAATTACAGTTGGTGGAGTTATATTAGGCTATCATAATTATCTAATGAGACAAATTAACAAAAGATTAAAAAAGGAAACATATTATATAGATCAAGAAAAATTAGACAAGCAACTTGAAGAAATAAAAAACAGTTATGAAAAACAAAAAGATGAAATAAAAGCAATGATATCCAAGTTAGGAGATAAGGTGGAAGCAGATTATCAAAAGATTTATGATCATCTACTAAATTGTAATAGAAGAAATGGGTAG
- a CDS encoding penicillin-binding protein — protein sequence MKTINFYKKEKLIFSVYAESLEDVLKSPLSYFQGYTNDMIITDITYQYPFFKDDVLREMIKEEKVRANIEVQLGDGEFIKDKKLITVPKPTGNQKYMYWDKEKSLWMLDNQKEYDDYCALIDDLKAKSLEYGFDYKVDGKEHRQRCRDKDIAFMVANVMALQIAEKLGKIKKTTWYFEDNYGMPAGLNELGILMLYGTTFVQSVYDTEHHFKTKVNPKELSKAEFETKRKEIHNMLVNG from the coding sequence ATGAAAACAATTAATTTTTACAAAAAAGAAAAATTAATCTTTTCTGTTTATGCAGAAAGCTTAGAAGATGTCTTAAAATCGCCTCTATCATATTTTCAAGGATATACAAATGATATGATAATAACTGATATAACATATCAATATCCATTTTTTAAAGATGATGTATTAAGAGAAATGATCAAAGAAGAGAAAGTAAGAGCAAATATAGAGGTGCAGCTGGGGGATGGTGAGTTTATAAAAGATAAGAAATTGATAACAGTTCCTAAGCCAACTGGAAATCAAAAGTATATGTATTGGGACAAAGAAAAATCGCTATGGATGTTGGATAATCAAAAAGAATATGATGATTATTGTGCTTTGATTGATGATTTAAAAGCAAAATCGCTAGAGTATGGATTTGACTATAAAGTTGATGGAAAAGAACATCGCCAGAGATGCAGAGATAAAGATATTGCTTTTATGGTAGCTAATGTAATGGCATTACAAATAGCAGAAAAATTAGGAAAAATCAAAAAGACAACATGGTATTTTGAGGACAATTATGGGATGCCTGCAGGATTAAATGAACTAGGAATCTTGATGTTATATGGAACTACATTTGTTCAAAGTGTTTATGACACAGAACATCATTTCAAAACAAAAGTAAACCCAAAAGAGTTATCAAAAGCCGAATTTGAGACTAAAAGAAAAGAAATTCATAATATGCTCGTAAATGGTTAA
- the tnpA gene encoding IS200/IS605 family transposase — MNLTTDQYHIVWCVKYRRKVLIDDIEKTLKELLIEISNENNIKIIEMETDLDHIHILIECSPQHFIPNILKIFKGISARKLFLKHPEIKNKLWNGHLWNPSYFIATVSENTEEQIKRYIQTQKER, encoded by the coding sequence ATAAATTTAACAACAGATCAATATCATATAGTGTGGTGTGTAAAATATAGAAGAAAAGTATTAATTGATGATATTGAAAAAACTTTAAAAGAATTATTAATTGAAATTTCTAATGAAAATAATATAAAAATAATAGAAATGGAAACAGATTTAGACCATATTCATATATTAATTGAATGTAGTCCTCAACATTTCATACCTAATATTTTGAAAATATTCAAAGGAATTTCTGCAAGAAAACTTTTTTTAAAACATCCCGAGATAAAAAATAAGTTATGGAATGGACACTTATGGAACCCTAGTTATTTTATTGCAACTGTTTCAGAAAATACTGAAGAACAAATAAAAAGATATATCCAAACTCAAAAAGAAAGATGA
- a CDS encoding MFS transporter, with protein MQSKENNIKLLLLGRAVSLFGNTIYLIVLPLYILNITQNLKITGFFFAMVNLPTVVISIFIGTIIEKFNKKNVILTCDFLTSILYFILFLYFRNSNSLILLFFISLFINIISTFFIIASKVIFSELNTTETLEKYNGLQSFLENITIIIGPVIGTYLFSTFDFDFILLIVSLAYFFSFLQELLIKYEKDSNLVKEDSNFIKDFKEGIIYIKNNKIVFNFFILVMFLNFFIANNDEIINPGILIQKYKISEKLFGFSATAYGVGSVFAGIFIYYNEKFKFLQKLKLLFILNSLLMCLLGFLSIVLFKYNHYIYFVIFIFFQFFIGIITTLVNVPLISSFQKNVEIKYQSRFFSLLSFFSGGLIPLGVLYAGYLSSYIGADITYIINNMAIIVIVFLVFRKNKKEL; from the coding sequence ATGCAAAGCAAGGAAAATAATATAAAATTACTATTATTAGGTAGAGCAGTATCTTTATTTGGTAATACAATATATCTAATAGTTTTACCATTATATATATTAAATATTACTCAAAATTTAAAAATAACAGGTTTCTTCTTTGCGATGGTTAATCTTCCAACTGTTGTTATTTCAATTTTTATTGGAACAATAATTGAAAAATTCAATAAAAAGAATGTTATTTTAACATGTGATTTCTTAACCTCAATTTTATATTTTATTCTATTTTTATATTTTAGAAATTCTAATTCGTTAATTCTTTTATTTTTTATCTCATTGTTCATAAATATTATTTCAACATTTTTTATTATAGCTTCCAAGGTAATATTTTCAGAACTCAATACTACTGAAACACTTGAAAAATACAATGGATTACAAAGTTTTTTAGAAAATATTACTATAATTATTGGACCAGTTATTGGAACATATCTATTTTCAACATTTGATTTTGATTTTATTTTGTTAATAGTGTCATTAGCTTATTTTTTCTCTTTTTTACAAGAATTATTAATAAAATATGAGAAAGATAGTAATTTAGTCAAAGAAGATTCTAATTTCATTAAAGACTTTAAAGAGGGAATAATTTACATAAAAAATAATAAAATTGTTTTTAATTTCTTTATATTAGTTATGTTTTTAAATTTTTTTATAGCTAATAATGATGAAATAATTAATCCTGGAATATTAATTCAAAAATATAAAATATCAGAAAAGTTATTTGGATTTTCAGCTACTGCTTATGGAGTAGGGAGCGTCTTTGCAGGAATTTTTATTTATTATAATGAGAAATTTAAATTTCTTCAGAAATTAAAATTATTGTTTATATTAAATAGTTTACTGATGTGTTTATTAGGTTTCTTATCCATAGTATTGTTTAAATATAACCATTATATATATTTTGTGATATTTATATTTTTTCAATTTTTTATTGGAATAATAACTACTCTTGTAAATGTTCCATTAATATCCTCATTTCAAAAGAATGTTGAAATTAAATATCAAAGTCGTTTTTTCTCATTATTATCATTTTTTTCAGGTGGATTGATTCCTTTGGGAGTTTTGTATGCAGGTTATCTGTCATCATATATTGGTGCAGATATCACTTATATAATTAATAATATGGCTATTATAGTTATAGTATTTTTAGTTTTTAGAAAAAATAAAAAAGAATTATAG